A genomic segment from Microtus pennsylvanicus isolate mMicPen1 chromosome 21, mMicPen1.hap1, whole genome shotgun sequence encodes:
- the LOC142839470 gene encoding large ribosomal subunit protein uL23-like, translated as MAPKAKKEAPAPPKAKAKALKAKKAVLKGIHSHKNKKIRTSPTFHQPKTLRLQRQPKYPRKSAPRRNELDHYAIIKFPPTTESAMKKTDDNTLVFIVDVKANKHQIKQAVKKLYDIDVAKVNTLIRPDGEKKAYVRLAPDYDALDVANKIGII; from the coding sequence ATGGCAccaaaagcaaagaaggaagctcctgcccctcccaaagCTAAAGCAAAGGCCTTGAAAGCCAAGAAGGCAGTACTGAAAGGCATCCACAGCCACAAAAATAAGAAGATCCGTACATCGCCCACCTTTCACCAGCCCAAGACCCTGCGGCTACAAAGGCAGCCTAAATACCCCCGGAAGAGCGCGCCCAGGAGGAACGAGCTTGACCACTATGCCATCATCAAATTCCCCCCAACCACCgagtcagccatgaagaagaCAGACGACAACACACTTGTGTTCATTGTGGACGTCAAGGCCAACAAGCACCAGATcaaacaggctgtgaagaaactctaTGACATCGACGTGGCCAAAGTCAACACCCTCATAAGGCCCGACGGAGAGAAGAAGGCGTATGTTCGGTTGGCTCCTGATTATGATGCTCTGGATGTTGCCAACAAAATTGGAATCATCTAA